CCTGCAAGGGCTGGTCGAGCTGTCCAGGGCCACCGGCGACACCAGCCTGCTGACCACGGCCAGGTCGATCGCGACCGCGGCGGTGCAACGCTTCAATCGCAACGGCGTCCTCCACGAGGGTTGCGAGCCGAACTGCACCGGCGACGGGCAGTCGTTCAAGGGCATCTTCATCAGATACCTGCGGGCGCTGGCCACCGCCGCCAACACCACCGAGTACGACACGTTCATCACCACCACGGCCACCTCGATCCTGGCCAACAACACCAACGCCGCGGGCCAGCAGGGCAACTCGTTCGTCGGCCCGTTCGCGTTGTGGTCCTACAACACGCAGGCGAGCGCCGCGGCGGCGCTGGTGGCCGCGCTCGGCAGCGTCGCCGGGCCGTTACGCGGTCAGGAGTCGGGGCGGTGTGTCGACGTGCCCGGCGCCAGCCAGGCCAACGGCGTCCGGGTCGCCCTCTGGGACTGTCACGGCGGCGGCAACCAGGTCTGGACGGCGACCTCGTCCGGTCAGCTCACGGTCTACGGCGCCAAGTGCCTCGACGTCAACGGCGCGGGCACCGCGAACGGGACGCCGGTCCAGATCTGGGACTGCAACGGTGGCACCAACCAGCGCTGGACCGTGCGGCCCGACGGGACCGTGGTCGGCGTCGGATCGGGCAAGTGTCTGGACGCCACCGGTCACGGCACCGCCAACGGAACCCTGCTGGCGATCTGGACCTGCACCGGTGGAGCAAACCAGAAGTGGGGCCGCACCTGACCGATAACTAGAGCGCGAGGGTGTCCAGGTCCACGGCGTCGGCCATGGCCTGGGCACCCTTGTCGTTGAGGTGCATGCCGTCGCCGGCGTCGAGGTCCGG
This genomic interval from Asanoa ferruginea contains the following:
- a CDS encoding glycoside hydrolase family 76 protein, yielding MPRSWVRGLLAGMVALASVTVATNSVAAAPTPAANSVAVLMQSYDSASGRIGGGWWTGAVALSTVMTYRQATGDTRYDYAITEAFAKNTDFTNEYIDDTGWWALVWLQAYDITGNRAYLSMAETTTRYMHDFWDSQCGGGVYWRDDRRYKASIANELFLAATAGLHNRIPGDTTYLGWATAEWNWLRNSGLISSNLVRDGVNVPGCGYSNANYTYNQGVILQGLVELSRATGDTSLLTTARSIATAAVQRFNRNGVLHEGCEPNCTGDGQSFKGIFIRYLRALATAANTTEYDTFITTTATSILANNTNAAGQQGNSFVGPFALWSYNTQASAAAALVAALGSVAGPLRGQESGRCVDVPGASQANGVRVALWDCHGGGNQVWTATSSGQLTVYGAKCLDVNGAGTANGTPVQIWDCNGGTNQRWTVRPDGTVVGVGSGKCLDATGHGTANGTLLAIWTCTGGANQKWGRT